From a region of the Notolabrus celidotus isolate fNotCel1 chromosome 14, fNotCel1.pri, whole genome shotgun sequence genome:
- the LOC117825226 gene encoding uncharacterized protein LOC117825226 isoform X1, translated as MMTTGMSAAGIHRGFLRKYGGFMFKQWKERYLVLTMEGSLLVCRDAESPPDQVIALLNNCETIAEGREILDLPKLPPGGRRDCCFALILQQNKFLLLLTDNPEDCNLWLSLIRKVREGVMSPLTLQRQRSITPCITDRDPLPDSSSDKDPGSPRVGEGTPPLSRVTERGGSFRERGQSQAGSVTRRSLRGSVPPPHRVSDCLRHGNSSDARAVRAVCLLMGGAAASSALGYLSSCPPSSPLAVGRAPEMTHGTGAFSELSAGGSFHACSQDVDSPHFNSFDFEGDSDFDAFDCGGFAF; from the exons ATGATGACCACAGGCATGAGCGCTGCAGGCATTCACAGAGGCTTCCTCAGGAAATATG GAGGCTTCATGTTTAAGCAGTGGAAGGAGAGGTATCTTGTGCTGACCATGGAGGGATCCCTGTTGGTGTGTCGGGATGCAGAGTCCCCTCCAGACCAGGTGATAGCTCTCCTCAACAACTGTGAGACCATAGCAGAGGGACGAGAAATTCTGGACCTGCCCAAGCTTCCTCCAGGGGGCAGGAGGGACTGCTGCTTCGCCCTCATCCTGCAGCAGAACaagttcctgctgctgctcaccgACAACCCAGAGGACTGCAA TCTGTGGCTCAGCTTGATCAGGAAAGTGAGAGAG GGTGTCATGTCACCCCTGACCCTCCAGAGACAGCGCAGCATAACTCCCTGCATCACCGACAGAGACCCCCTCCCTGACTCCTCCAGTGATAAAGACCCCGGGTCCCCCAGGGTGGGTGAGGGCACCCCTCCTTTGTCTCGGGTCACCGAGCGAGGAGgctccttcagagagagaggcCAAAGTCAAG CAGGTAGTGTAACACGGCGGTCCCTGCGTGGTTCTGTGCCCCCACCCCACCGTGTGTCAGATTGTCTTCGTCATGGCAACAGCAGCGATGCCCGGGCGGTGAGGGCGGTGTGTCTGCTGATGGGAGGAGCGGCCGCCTCCTCTGCTCTGGGCTACCTCAGCTcctgccccccctcctctcccctcgcTGTAGGCAGAGCCCCAGAGATGACCCACGGCACGGGGgccttctctgagctctctgccGGAGGCTCGTTCCACGCCTGCAGCCAGGACGTGGACTCTCCACACTTCAACAGCTTCGACTTTGAAGGAGACTCTGACTTTGATGCATTTGACTGTGGAGGATTTGCTTTCTAG
- the LOC117825226 gene encoding uncharacterized protein LOC117825226 isoform X2: protein MMTTGMSAAGIHRGFLRKYGGFMFKQWKERYLVLTMEGSLLVCRDAESPPDQVIALLNNCETIAEGREILDLPKLPPGGRRDCCFALILQQNKFLLLLTDNPEDCNLWLSLIRKVREGVMSPLTLQRQRSITPCITDRDPLPDSSSDKDPGSPRVGEGTPPLSRVTERGGSFRERGQSQGSVTRRSLRGSVPPPHRVSDCLRHGNSSDARAVRAVCLLMGGAAASSALGYLSSCPPSSPLAVGRAPEMTHGTGAFSELSAGGSFHACSQDVDSPHFNSFDFEGDSDFDAFDCGGFAF, encoded by the exons ATGATGACCACAGGCATGAGCGCTGCAGGCATTCACAGAGGCTTCCTCAGGAAATATG GAGGCTTCATGTTTAAGCAGTGGAAGGAGAGGTATCTTGTGCTGACCATGGAGGGATCCCTGTTGGTGTGTCGGGATGCAGAGTCCCCTCCAGACCAGGTGATAGCTCTCCTCAACAACTGTGAGACCATAGCAGAGGGACGAGAAATTCTGGACCTGCCCAAGCTTCCTCCAGGGGGCAGGAGGGACTGCTGCTTCGCCCTCATCCTGCAGCAGAACaagttcctgctgctgctcaccgACAACCCAGAGGACTGCAA TCTGTGGCTCAGCTTGATCAGGAAAGTGAGAGAG GGTGTCATGTCACCCCTGACCCTCCAGAGACAGCGCAGCATAACTCCCTGCATCACCGACAGAGACCCCCTCCCTGACTCCTCCAGTGATAAAGACCCCGGGTCCCCCAGGGTGGGTGAGGGCACCCCTCCTTTGTCTCGGGTCACCGAGCGAGGAGgctccttcagagagagaggcCAAAGTCAAG GTAGTGTAACACGGCGGTCCCTGCGTGGTTCTGTGCCCCCACCCCACCGTGTGTCAGATTGTCTTCGTCATGGCAACAGCAGCGATGCCCGGGCGGTGAGGGCGGTGTGTCTGCTGATGGGAGGAGCGGCCGCCTCCTCTGCTCTGGGCTACCTCAGCTcctgccccccctcctctcccctcgcTGTAGGCAGAGCCCCAGAGATGACCCACGGCACGGGGgccttctctgagctctctgccGGAGGCTCGTTCCACGCCTGCAGCCAGGACGTGGACTCTCCACACTTCAACAGCTTCGACTTTGAAGGAGACTCTGACTTTGATGCATTTGACTGTGGAGGATTTGCTTTCTAG